The Hyphomonas sediminis genome contains a region encoding:
- a CDS encoding DUF5681 domain-containing protein, with amino-acid sequence MPDPDRKNGRKTDGTFSKGNPGKPRGARHKATQAALALIDGEGEALTRKAIDMALAGDTVALRLCLERLAPPRKDAPVRFTLPPMEGAENAAEAMGAILASVASGDLAPSEATSLAGLVEVYRKTLETTELEARLKALEERQP; translated from the coding sequence ATGCCAGATCCAGACCGTAAAAACGGACGCAAAACGGATGGCACCTTCTCCAAGGGCAACCCTGGCAAACCGCGCGGTGCCCGCCACAAGGCCACGCAGGCGGCCCTTGCGCTGATAGATGGGGAAGGGGAGGCGCTGACCCGCAAAGCAATCGATATGGCTTTGGCTGGCGATACGGTTGCGCTGAGGCTTTGCCTGGAGCGGTTGGCGCCGCCCCGCAAAGATGCGCCTGTGCGCTTCACTTTACCGCCCATGGAAGGCGCAGAGAATGCAGCGGAGGCGATGGGCGCTATCCTGGCAAGCGTGGCGAGCGGCGACCTGGCGCCGTCTGAGGCAACCAGCCTTGCCGGGCTTGTTGAGGTCTACCGGAAGACGCTTGAGACAACCGAACTGGAGGCCCGCTTGAAAGCTCTTGAGGAACGCCAGCCATGA
- a CDS encoding DUF3987 domain-containing protein: MIDAYRKSAAASAARDYSGQSDANGDEAWPVPDWSVLGGAMADAPCLPLECFGKAAEYIRRAAEGTNAPPDYVAGMLIAAVSGLVCKSVSVRINRSWYEDLILWLALIGPPSSGKTPAAKAIRKRLFAIQKKMVTDHEAMADQMIADLKANSLAGSTAKEDKAANKLELERLEALRLSPPRCLVNDATVEALASVEASAAQGLLVERDELTGLICALERYSAGSDRPFYLEAWMGGPFQLDRVKYGSKLIERHGFSIVGGIQPDRYRSLLTMAGDDDGFAARLLPFWPVPVKPASIPEGTFHDEMDEALERIAAQKFGEYGLTLTLASNAFEAFDDWYGKDHSARVGKLGKAGSAYGKLPGYVARLAGVLHIMDWAFSKGEAELPTSIEEIHVTAALALVEDYFVPQIRRVYHGADLSAEESIAAAILQHCRKLGLASFNVRDARREWEIPGARSKDATKLFDDAVKLIVESGWARAVRKSTRAKVLEVNPVLHAGGKP; encoded by the coding sequence ATGATTGATGCTTACAGGAAATCTGCGGCTGCAAGTGCTGCGCGTGACTATAGCGGCCAGTCTGATGCGAATGGCGATGAAGCTTGGCCTGTGCCGGATTGGAGCGTGCTCGGCGGCGCGATGGCTGACGCGCCTTGCCTGCCGCTCGAATGCTTCGGAAAGGCAGCTGAATACATCAGGCGGGCAGCGGAAGGGACAAACGCCCCGCCAGACTATGTTGCAGGGATGTTGATCGCAGCAGTTTCCGGCCTCGTATGCAAGTCGGTGTCAGTCAGGATAAACCGCAGCTGGTATGAAGACCTCATTCTCTGGCTAGCCCTCATCGGTCCGCCAAGTTCCGGCAAGACACCTGCCGCAAAGGCGATCCGTAAACGGCTGTTTGCAATACAGAAGAAAATGGTGACCGACCATGAGGCCATGGCGGACCAGATGATTGCTGACCTGAAGGCAAATTCACTGGCTGGCAGTACTGCGAAAGAAGACAAAGCGGCGAACAAGCTGGAGCTGGAGCGCCTGGAGGCTTTGCGGCTTTCGCCGCCACGCTGCCTCGTCAACGATGCAACCGTCGAAGCATTAGCGTCGGTAGAGGCCAGTGCCGCGCAAGGACTGCTTGTGGAGCGTGACGAGCTGACGGGCCTTATCTGCGCCCTAGAGCGCTACAGTGCCGGTTCTGATCGGCCCTTCTATCTGGAGGCTTGGATGGGAGGGCCATTCCAGCTTGACCGGGTGAAATACGGGAGCAAGTTAATTGAGCGTCACGGGTTTTCGATTGTGGGCGGCATTCAGCCAGACCGTTATCGCAGCCTTTTGACCATGGCAGGCGATGACGATGGGTTTGCCGCGCGGCTGCTTCCATTCTGGCCGGTCCCAGTGAAACCGGCGAGCATTCCGGAAGGCACATTCCACGATGAAATGGATGAGGCCCTTGAACGCATTGCAGCCCAGAAGTTCGGCGAATACGGCTTGACCCTCACCTTAGCGTCTAACGCCTTTGAAGCCTTCGACGATTGGTATGGGAAGGATCATAGCGCACGCGTCGGCAAGCTGGGTAAGGCCGGTAGCGCATACGGAAAACTCCCTGGATATGTCGCGCGCCTTGCTGGCGTACTTCACATCATGGACTGGGCCTTTTCGAAAGGTGAGGCTGAACTGCCAACGTCAATTGAAGAAATCCACGTCACGGCGGCGCTGGCGCTGGTGGAGGATTATTTCGTCCCACAAATCCGGCGTGTCTATCATGGCGCTGATCTGTCAGCGGAGGAAAGTATCGCCGCTGCGATCCTTCAGCATTGCCGGAAGCTGGGCCTGGCAAGCTTCAATGTGAGGGACGCTCGCCGCGAGTGGGAGATCCCCGGCGCAAGGAGCAAGGACGCCACGAAACTATTTGATGATGCGGTGAAGCTGATTGTCGAATCTGGCTGGGCCCGCGCTGTCAGGAAAAGCACGCGGGCGAAAGTGCTTGAGGTGAACCCGGTCTTGCATGCAGGGGGGAAGCCATGA